A single Bacillus sp. HMF5848 DNA region contains:
- a CDS encoding HPr family phosphocarrier protein gives MELTVLKPIFAEAASQLVHNASQFSGNVLIKKEQWVVDGKSLLGVLALSLQPEQKIEITYDGHEENFYDTLLALELFKK, from the coding sequence ATGGAATTAACTGTTTTAAAGCCAATTTTTGCGGAAGCTGCAAGTCAATTAGTTCACAATGCTAGCCAATTTTCTGGAAATGTGTTAATTAAAAAAGAACAATGGGTTGTTGATGGCAAAAGCCTACTAGGAGTTTTAGCATTATCACTTCAACCTGAGCAAAAAATTGAAATTACATATGATGGTCACGAAGAAAACTTCTATGATACACTTCTAGCACTAGAGTTATTTAAAAAATAA
- a CDS encoding phosphotransferase enzyme family protein, with protein MENIIEQSLNQLYPVNIMGVEVVTPGMYRCFSEDKTYYARISNYKSYEHQYEELSWMEYLSQHGVGVATVVRSNNQQLIEKIKLEQEINTVLFEAAPGIHMPKQQWDESVFKKLGQEIGKMHRLSKHYTAHYPINYLNDWQNNHEYDFLSYIPEQETTIRDLCKKIVNEINSIPQNCNTYGVIHGDIWLDNVLVTKEKKLTLIDFQDCEKHYYMFDLAVPLYSALEFSFVGGRNIKEYSYAIKESLFEGYASECTISAELTNTLPLFLKLKELFEYRAMHRYWEKKNLSEEQVRIMNLYRIRIENQFSLF; from the coding sequence ATGGAGAACATAATAGAGCAGTCTCTTAATCAATTATATCCAGTTAATATTATGGGAGTAGAAGTAGTTACACCAGGCATGTATCGTTGTTTTTCAGAAGACAAAACGTATTATGCAAGGATATCAAATTACAAATCGTATGAACATCAATATGAAGAACTATCGTGGATGGAATACTTGTCTCAGCATGGCGTGGGCGTAGCAACAGTTGTAAGATCAAACAATCAACAGCTTATTGAAAAAATAAAGTTAGAACAAGAAATAAATACCGTTCTATTTGAAGCTGCTCCCGGCATACATATGCCAAAACAACAATGGGATGAGTCCGTTTTTAAAAAGCTTGGTCAAGAAATAGGAAAAATGCATCGTCTTTCAAAACATTACACGGCACACTACCCAATTAATTATTTGAATGATTGGCAAAACAATCATGAGTATGATTTCCTGTCTTATATCCCTGAACAAGAAACAACTATTAGGGACTTGTGCAAGAAAATAGTTAATGAAATTAATAGTATCCCGCAAAATTGTAATACATATGGAGTCATTCATGGTGATATATGGCTAGACAATGTGCTTGTAACAAAAGAAAAAAAGCTAACATTAATAGACTTTCAAGATTGTGAAAAACATTATTATATGTTTGACTTAGCAGTCCCGTTATATTCCGCGTTGGAGTTCTCTTTTGTGGGAGGAAGGAATATAAAAGAATATAGTTATGCTATTAAGGAAAGCTTATTTGAGGGATATGCAAGTGAATGTACGATCTCAGCGGAGTTAACGAATACGTTACCTTTATTTTTAAAACTAAAAGAACTATTTGAATATCGTGCTATGCACAGGTATTGGGAGAAAAAGAACCTTAGTGAGGAGCAAGTTCGCATTATGAATCTGTACCGAATACGCATAGAAAATCAATTTAGTTTATTTTAA
- a CDS encoding DUF4179 domain-containing protein gives MHNEEEQLEKMKKRYNDLEMPPSIDVYIKKGMQQAKKQQNKRKRVQLSLAAAIIFVGVFVSSVSVSPTFANYIRMVPGLEYIVDLVRFDKGLLTAIDNDYVQVINEADEHDNLKLTVDAILADEVQMVLFYTLSSYNPAHEFVELESFRLLDETGNELEFSATYVSTGKSLQENDKISGNITFTYNDKKLPDQLTFRTKIVEGKEAFSRDKELASTWQVPFNVDLEKFSGQKETIDVNKTIEIEGQKIIIKEVTMYPTRVGVKVKYDETNDKKIFGFEDIHFEDETGEQWGTISNGFTASILSENEQILYFQSNYLKSPQELYLKFSKVRALDKDDLQVIVDLKNSKILDQPKANILTSVTTDGNHVAFAGKVNSEKPISMSFVDKVTDAEGKEVDIDSFTNSSVENEDWRPGVIIPNVWDLANPVTFHIYDYPMFIEKEISIRVK, from the coding sequence ATGCATAATGAAGAGGAGCAGCTTGAAAAGATGAAGAAAAGATACAATGATTTAGAAATGCCACCCTCCATTGATGTTTACATTAAAAAAGGAATGCAACAAGCGAAAAAACAGCAAAACAAAAGAAAACGGGTACAATTATCATTAGCCGCAGCCATTATTTTTGTCGGCGTATTCGTTTCATCTGTATCTGTATCACCTACATTTGCTAATTACATCCGGATGGTTCCTGGACTTGAATATATTGTAGATTTAGTTCGTTTTGATAAGGGGTTATTAACAGCTATTGATAATGATTATGTGCAGGTTATTAATGAAGCAGATGAACATGATAATCTGAAGCTTACAGTAGATGCTATATTGGCAGATGAAGTGCAAATGGTGTTGTTTTACACGCTATCATCTTACAACCCCGCACATGAGTTTGTAGAATTAGAGTCGTTCAGATTATTAGATGAAACAGGGAATGAACTTGAATTTAGTGCAACATATGTTTCAACCGGAAAGAGCCTGCAAGAAAACGATAAAATATCAGGGAATATTACTTTTACGTACAATGACAAAAAACTACCTGATCAATTAACGTTTCGAACGAAGATTGTAGAAGGTAAAGAAGCATTTAGTCGTGATAAGGAATTAGCTAGCACGTGGCAGGTCCCTTTTAATGTAGATTTAGAGAAGTTTTCTGGTCAGAAGGAAACAATCGACGTAAATAAAACGATTGAAATTGAAGGGCAAAAGATCATAATTAAAGAAGTCACAATGTATCCAACTAGAGTGGGTGTCAAGGTAAAGTACGATGAAACAAATGATAAAAAGATCTTTGGCTTTGAGGATATTCATTTTGAAGATGAAACTGGTGAGCAGTGGGGTACTATATCTAATGGATTCACTGCATCGATACTAAGTGAAAATGAACAAATTTTATATTTTCAAAGTAATTACTTAAAGAGTCCACAAGAATTGTATTTGAAGTTTTCTAAAGTACGCGCTCTTGATAAAGATGATTTACAGGTAATTGTTGATTTAAAGAATAGTAAAATTTTGGATCAGCCAAAAGCAAATATACTAACATCTGTTACTACTGATGGTAATCATGTGGCATTTGCAGGGAAAGTGAATAGTGAAAAGCCTATAAGTATGAGCTTTGTTGATAAAGTAACAGATGCGGAAGGAAAAGAGGTTGATATCGATAGCTTTACTAATTCAAGTGTAGAAAATGAAGATTGGCGTCCAGGAGTCATTATACCAAATGTGTGGGACCTGGCTAATCCTGTAACATTCCATATTTATGATTACCCTATGTTTATAGAAAAAGAGATATCTATACGCGTGAAATAA
- a CDS encoding sigma-70 family RNA polymerase sigma factor: MNEELIQRAKRGDDDAFFELMQLHKEKMYRIALSFLHSEQDALEAMQETTYRAYKGLKRLKKNQFFTTWLIRIVMNYCTDELRKRKRTTVQTDFVENSSVEPGFEHVELEALIAQLDVKQQQVIKLKYFHDLKIAEVADVMEVPEGTVKTWLHKALLQLRKQLEMKGEGRHA; encoded by the coding sequence ATGAATGAGGAGTTAATACAGAGAGCAAAGCGAGGGGATGACGACGCATTCTTTGAACTTATGCAGCTGCATAAAGAAAAGATGTATCGAATTGCTCTGTCTTTTTTACACAGTGAGCAGGACGCGCTAGAAGCGATGCAAGAAACGACATATCGTGCATATAAGGGACTCAAGCGCTTGAAGAAGAATCAATTTTTTACTACATGGCTAATACGCATTGTCATGAATTATTGTACAGATGAACTTAGAAAACGAAAACGTACTACGGTGCAAACAGACTTTGTAGAGAATAGCTCAGTAGAACCTGGATTTGAACATGTAGAGCTGGAAGCATTAATTGCACAATTAGATGTCAAACAACAACAGGTTATAAAGCTTAAATACTTTCACGATCTGAAAATTGCAGAGGTGGCAGACGTGATGGAAGTTCCAGAAGGGACAGTGAAAACGTGGTTGCATAAAGCGTTGTTGCAATTGCGCAAGCAGTTAGAAATGAAAGGAGAAGGGCGTCATGCATAA
- a CDS encoding SDR family oxidoreductase: MDSLKNKNVVITGASSGIGEKLAYLVAKQGATPILIARSEKKLQDLTISLQQYNRQSTYYVLDVSNIKAVEDVFCDIYSKYGHVDVLINNAGFGVFEYVNDIDLDIAKNMFDVNVLGLIACTRAVYPHMAKNKSGHIINIASQAGKFATAKSSVYTATKHAVLGFTNSLRIEARQSGVFVTSVNPGPVATNFFNIADKDGTYVKNVERYMIDPDILAQKIVSVIFTSTREINMPTWMSAGSKLYQLFPRLVEKFSERFVNIK; this comes from the coding sequence ATGGATTCGTTAAAAAATAAAAATGTTGTCATTACCGGTGCTTCAAGTGGCATTGGTGAAAAATTAGCGTATTTAGTTGCAAAGCAAGGGGCGACGCCTATACTAATTGCGCGCTCAGAAAAGAAATTACAGGACTTAACTATTAGCCTACAGCAGTATAATAGACAATCAACATATTACGTTCTTGATGTAAGTAACATAAAGGCAGTAGAAGATGTTTTTTGCGACATTTATAGTAAATATGGTCATGTTGATGTTCTCATCAATAATGCTGGCTTTGGTGTCTTTGAATATGTAAATGACATTGATTTAGACATAGCCAAAAACATGTTTGATGTGAATGTACTTGGTCTTATAGCTTGTACACGAGCCGTGTATCCTCACATGGCTAAAAACAAATCCGGCCATATTATTAATATCGCATCTCAAGCCGGAAAGTTTGCAACGGCAAAGTCAAGTGTATATACAGCTACAAAGCACGCAGTTTTGGGGTTTACAAATAGTCTACGTATTGAAGCACGCCAATCAGGGGTTTTCGTTACATCTGTTAATCCAGGGCCAGTTGCCACAAACTTCTTTAATATCGCTGATAAAGACGGAACTTATGTAAAAAATGTTGAAAGATATATGATTGACCCTGACATTTTGGCGCAAAAAATTGTAAGTGTGATTTTTACATCAACTCGCGAAATTAATATGCCTACGTGGATGAGTGCAGGGAGTAAGTTATACCAGTTATTCCCGAGGCTTGTAGAAAAGTTTTCAGAGAGATTTGTTAATATTAAATAG
- a CDS encoding MBL fold metallo-hydrolase — translation MTAIQVMNDVLQITLPTPFAVGDVNVYIIKGERLTLVDAGVKTEEAWHLFTRGLQEHGYKPEDIEQVVLTHHHPDHVGLLDLLPKGLPVYGHRKGRPWIQQNREFLEYHDEFFEDLFFRFGIDRVFLKGIEQMKRPLHFACKRDLTGELVEGDIIPGLPNWSVLEVPGHAQSHIAFYREQDGTLIGGDHLLGKISSNPLLEPPEHSGDERPMPQVQYNDSLQKLLDYNIQVVYSGHGEPIHNAHSLITHRLKRQDERAQDVLAILKEKPHTVFDVCKQLFPHVYMKQLALTISETVGQLDYLQSKRLVAIDHASGADLYYVV, via the coding sequence ATGACAGCAATACAAGTAATGAATGATGTGCTTCAGATAACATTGCCAACACCTTTTGCAGTAGGAGATGTTAACGTATATATTATCAAGGGTGAGCGTCTAACTTTGGTAGATGCAGGCGTGAAAACAGAAGAGGCATGGCATTTGTTTACGCGAGGATTACAAGAACATGGGTACAAACCAGAAGATATTGAACAGGTTGTATTAACACACCATCACCCTGATCATGTTGGATTATTAGATCTCTTACCGAAGGGTTTACCAGTTTACGGCCACCGAAAAGGTCGTCCTTGGATCCAACAAAATCGAGAGTTTTTAGAGTATCATGATGAGTTTTTTGAGGATTTATTTTTCCGTTTTGGAATAGATCGTGTGTTTTTAAAAGGTATTGAACAAATGAAACGACCGTTACACTTTGCCTGTAAACGTGACTTAACAGGTGAACTTGTGGAGGGTGACATAATTCCTGGCTTACCAAATTGGAGTGTTCTAGAAGTACCTGGACACGCTCAAAGTCATATTGCCTTTTATAGAGAGCAAGATGGGACATTAATTGGTGGCGATCATTTATTAGGGAAAATATCAAGCAATCCATTGCTTGAACCACCAGAGCATAGTGGGGATGAAAGACCTATGCCACAGGTGCAATATAACGACTCGTTACAGAAGTTACTAGACTATAATATACAAGTGGTATACAGTGGACATGGAGAACCTATACACAATGCGCATTCACTTATCACCCATCGTCTAAAGAGACAAGACGAGCGTGCACAGGATGTTCTTGCTATATTAAAAGAAAAGCCGCATACGGTCTTTGATGTGTGCAAGCAGCTTTTTCCACATGTTTATATGAAGCAGCTTGCTCTAACCATTTCTGAAACAGTGGGGCAGCTTGATTATTTACAAAGCAAGCGTCTTGTTGCTATTGACCATGCTAGCGGCGCAGATCTATATTACGTAGTGTAA
- the proI gene encoding pyrroline-5-carboxylate reductase ProI: MKDVIGFMGAGSMAEAMIGGMLKERLFAPGQILVTNRSNYERLYELRHKYGVQMIKQKPDIIKKANIVVLTMKPKDAVDGLQTIAPFIHEDQLIISVMAGVSTQSMIDILKKQVAIIRAMPNTSAAIGKSATAIALGRYATDTHLQKAKQLLETIGIVKVVNERDMHAITGLSGSGPAYVYYLVEAMEKAAIDIGLEASVAKELILQTIMGAAEMLQQSDKHPSILRREVTSPGGTTEAGIGVLEQHQYQEAMIACIKRATERSGEMGASLHEKIVKEAF, translated from the coding sequence ATGAAGGATGTAATTGGGTTTATGGGAGCCGGGTCGATGGCTGAGGCGATGATCGGTGGGATGCTAAAGGAACGATTGTTCGCACCAGGACAAATACTTGTTACCAATCGTTCTAATTACGAACGACTATATGAGTTACGTCATAAGTACGGTGTACAAATGATTAAACAGAAACCTGACATTATTAAAAAAGCTAATATTGTTGTGTTAACTATGAAACCAAAGGATGCTGTGGATGGTCTACAAACTATTGCACCATTCATTCACGAAGATCAACTTATCATATCAGTTATGGCTGGTGTGTCTACTCAATCGATGATAGATATCCTGAAGAAACAAGTCGCGATTATTCGCGCAATGCCGAATACTTCTGCTGCTATTGGAAAATCAGCAACAGCTATAGCACTTGGTCGTTATGCAACAGATACTCACTTACAAAAGGCAAAACAGCTTCTTGAAACAATAGGCATTGTAAAAGTTGTGAATGAAAGGGATATGCATGCGATAACAGGTCTTTCTGGAAGTGGCCCTGCCTACGTATATTATTTAGTAGAAGCAATGGAGAAGGCTGCGATAGATATTGGATTAGAAGCTTCTGTTGCAAAAGAGCTTATTTTACAAACCATCATGGGCGCAGCTGAAATGCTACAGCAGTCTGATAAACATCCATCCATTTTACGAAGAGAGGTTACAAGTCCAGGTGGTACAACAGAGGCAGGTATAGGTGTATTAGAACAGCATCAATATCAAGAAGCAATGATTGCTTGTATTAAACGAGCTACTGAAAGATCAGGTGAAATGGGAGCTTCTCTTCATGAGAAGATTGTGAAGGAAGCCTTCTAA
- a CDS encoding DUF2294 domain-containing protein yields MKKGELENNISRLLTQWEKDYLGRGSVSVKTDILRNMIIVTLKGILSPAEKTLAQTMDGMFTIKKSRSDLIESGVEELKVSVEESINTPIESFHTDISTRTGERIIVFTLKENLQDKCI; encoded by the coding sequence ATGAAAAAGGGCGAACTAGAAAATAACATTAGTAGACTTCTCACACAGTGGGAAAAGGATTACTTAGGAAGAGGTTCTGTATCTGTTAAAACAGATATACTACGTAATATGATAATTGTTACGTTGAAAGGTATATTGTCCCCTGCTGAAAAAACGTTGGCACAAACAATGGATGGTATGTTTACCATAAAAAAAAGTCGCTCAGACTTAATTGAATCAGGTGTTGAGGAGCTTAAAGTATCTGTAGAAGAATCAATAAATACACCTATAGAGAGCTTTCACACTGACATTAGCACACGTACAGGGGAACGTATTATAGTATTTACATTAAAAGAAAACTTACAAGACAAATGTATATAA
- a CDS encoding sodium-dependent bicarbonate transport family permease — protein MLELFITNLMSPVVLFFILGIIAAIVKSDLVIPNGLKETLSIYLLIAIGLKGGIELTHYSLSSVAMPIISTLFLGTLIPLVVFVILRFMKFDTKNAIALSATYGSVSIVTYGAAVSFLEKESIYYEGYMNALVVLLESPAIFVSLLLLSVLESKKSTTHMQYGITATSTKPMIHKDVIRESLFGKSVLLLLGSLIVGFIAGDRAYPMVKPLFFDLYNSILVIFLLSMGLIVGKEVVPAVKQYGWKLLGVGIVFPVLFGSLGVIIGHLTELSLGGTMLMGVLAGSASYIAAPAALQSSVPDANPSVYLGSALGITFPFNLLIGIPIYYQIALAI, from the coding sequence ATGTTAGAGCTTTTTATCACTAATTTAATGTCACCTGTAGTTTTATTTTTCATATTAGGAATCATAGCAGCCATTGTTAAATCAGACCTAGTTATTCCAAACGGGCTAAAAGAGACATTAAGTATTTATTTACTCATTGCAATTGGTTTAAAAGGAGGTATTGAGCTAACACATTACTCCTTGTCATCTGTAGCTATGCCAATTATAAGTACACTTTTTTTAGGCACACTGATACCGCTTGTAGTGTTCGTCATATTACGATTTATGAAGTTCGATACAAAAAATGCGATTGCATTATCGGCAACGTACGGTTCTGTAAGTATCGTAACGTATGGAGCAGCTGTTTCGTTTTTAGAGAAAGAAAGTATTTACTATGAAGGCTATATGAATGCACTAGTTGTTTTGCTTGAAAGCCCAGCAATCTTCGTGTCATTGCTATTGCTGAGTGTGTTAGAAAGTAAAAAATCTACAACACATATGCAATATGGAATCACGGCAACTAGTACAAAACCGATGATTCATAAAGACGTTATTCGTGAATCATTATTCGGAAAAAGTGTATTGTTGCTTCTAGGAAGTTTAATTGTTGGTTTTATAGCAGGTGACCGTGCCTATCCAATGGTTAAGCCATTATTTTTTGATTTGTATAATAGTATTTTAGTGATCTTTTTATTAAGCATGGGATTAATTGTTGGGAAAGAAGTTGTACCAGCTGTTAAACAATATGGTTGGAAACTTCTTGGTGTTGGTATTGTATTTCCTGTTTTATTTGGTAGTTTAGGGGTCATTATTGGACACCTTACTGAGTTATCTCTTGGTGGTACTATGTTGATGGGCGTTCTTGCTGGAAGTGCATCATATATTGCAGCCCCAGCTGCTCTTCAGTCATCTGTGCCCGATGCAAATCCATCTGTGTATTTAGGATCAGCGCTTGGTATCACATTTCCATTTAACTTGTTAATTGGAATTCCTATTTATTATCAAATTGCATTAGCGATCTAA
- the adhE gene encoding bifunctional acetaldehyde-CoA/alcohol dehydrogenase: MATVTEKPVEQKNEALKMIDTLTEKANKALKEFADYDQETIDAIVKEMALAGLNRHMELAKMAVEETGRGVYEDKIIKNIFSTEYIYHNIKNNKTVGIIYENEQEGIMEVAEPVGVVAGVTPVTNPTSTTMFKALIAIKTRNPIIFAFHPSAQKCSSEAARTLYEAAVKAGAPKNCIQWIEKPSIEGTQALMNHPGTALVLATGGAGMVKSAYSTGKPALGVGPGNVPCYIEKTAEVKRAVNDLILSKTFDNGMICASEQAVIIDKEIYEEAKAELIANKCYFLNAEEKKKVEKLVINENTCAVNPNIVGKSPFFIAQLAGVTVPEDTKILIAELKTVGPESPLSREKLSPVLACFKVNSTEDGLKRAEEMLEFGGLGHSAVIHSNDEEVIKQFGIRMKAGRVITNAPSSQGAIGDIYNAYIPSLTLGCGSYGKNSVSTNVGATHLLNIKKIARRNVNMQWFKIPPKVYFEKYSTQYLAKMPNISKAMIVTDEGMVKLGYVDKVLYYLRKRSDYVHCEIFSDVEPDPSLDTVMAGAEMMKKFQPDVIIALGGGSAMDAAKGMWLFYEQPEADFNGIKQKFLDIRKRVYKYPELGRKAQFVAIPTTSGTGSEVTPFSVITDKANNIKYPLADYELTPDVAIVDSQYVMTVPKSVTADTGMDVLTHAIEAYVSNMANDYTDGLALNAIKLVFEYLPRAYRFGDKDEEAREKIHNASTIAGMAFANAFLGINHSLAHKIGPEFHIPHGRANAILMPHVIRYNAIKPKKFTAFPKYKFFKADVRYAEIARFLGLPAATTEEGVESLINAVIKLGKELNIDMSIAAQGVDAKEFEARVDYLADKAFEDQCTTANPKMPLVSELADVYRAAYKGV, from the coding sequence ATGGCTACTGTAACTGAAAAACCGGTAGAGCAAAAGAACGAAGCGTTAAAAATGATTGACACGTTAACTGAAAAAGCAAACAAGGCACTTAAAGAATTTGCTGATTATGATCAAGAAACAATCGACGCAATCGTAAAAGAAATGGCATTAGCTGGTCTTAATCGTCACATGGAATTAGCAAAAATGGCTGTAGAAGAAACTGGCCGTGGCGTGTACGAAGACAAAATCATCAAGAACATTTTCTCAACAGAGTATATCTATCACAACATTAAGAATAACAAAACTGTTGGTATCATATATGAAAACGAGCAAGAAGGTATTATGGAAGTTGCTGAGCCAGTAGGTGTAGTAGCGGGTGTTACACCAGTTACAAACCCAACATCAACAACAATGTTCAAAGCACTTATTGCTATTAAAACTCGTAACCCAATAATTTTCGCTTTCCATCCATCAGCTCAAAAGTGTAGCTCAGAAGCTGCAAGAACATTATATGAAGCAGCTGTAAAAGCAGGCGCACCTAAGAACTGTATCCAATGGATTGAAAAGCCATCAATCGAAGGTACACAAGCATTAATGAACCACCCAGGAACAGCATTAGTTTTAGCAACTGGTGGAGCTGGAATGGTTAAATCAGCTTATTCAACTGGTAAGCCAGCTCTTGGAGTAGGTCCTGGTAACGTACCATGCTACATTGAAAAGACAGCTGAAGTGAAACGTGCTGTAAACGATCTTATTTTATCTAAAACATTTGACAATGGTATGATTTGTGCTTCTGAACAAGCAGTTATCATTGATAAAGAAATCTATGAAGAAGCAAAAGCTGAGTTAATAGCTAACAAATGCTACTTCTTAAATGCTGAAGAAAAGAAAAAGGTTGAAAAGCTAGTAATTAACGAAAATACTTGTGCTGTTAACCCTAACATCGTTGGTAAATCACCATTCTTTATTGCACAATTAGCAGGTGTAACAGTACCTGAAGATACAAAGATTCTAATTGCTGAGCTTAAAACAGTAGGACCTGAAAGCCCGCTTTCACGTGAAAAATTAAGCCCAGTTCTAGCTTGCTTCAAAGTAAACAGCACTGAAGATGGCTTAAAGCGTGCTGAAGAAATGCTTGAGTTTGGCGGATTAGGTCACTCAGCTGTTATCCATTCAAATGATGAAGAAGTTATTAAGCAATTTGGTATTCGTATGAAGGCTGGTCGCGTTATTACAAATGCACCATCTTCACAAGGTGCAATTGGTGATATTTATAACGCATATATTCCATCATTGACATTAGGTTGTGGTTCTTACGGTAAGAACTCTGTATCAACTAACGTAGGTGCAACTCACTTGCTTAATATCAAAAAAATCGCTAGAAGGAATGTTAATATGCAATGGTTCAAAATTCCACCAAAAGTTTATTTTGAAAAATATTCTACTCAATATTTGGCAAAAATGCCTAACATCAGTAAAGCAATGATCGTAACTGACGAAGGAATGGTTAAACTTGGTTACGTGGATAAAGTTCTTTACTATCTACGTAAGCGTTCTGACTATGTACATTGCGAAATCTTCTCAGATGTTGAACCAGATCCATCTTTAGATACAGTTATGGCTGGTGCTGAAATGATGAAGAAGTTCCAACCAGACGTAATCATCGCTCTTGGTGGCGGTTCAGCGATGGATGCTGCAAAAGGTATGTGGTTATTCTATGAGCAACCAGAAGCAGACTTTAACGGTATTAAACAAAAGTTCTTAGATATTCGTAAGCGTGTTTACAAGTATCCTGAATTAGGAAGAAAAGCACAATTCGTTGCGATTCCAACAACATCTGGTACTGGTTCTGAAGTAACACCATTCTCTGTTATTACTGATAAAGCAAATAACATTAAGTATCCATTAGCAGATTATGAGTTGACTCCAGATGTAGCTATCGTTGACTCTCAATACGTTATGACTGTTCCAAAATCAGTTACAGCAGATACTGGTATGGACGTATTAACACATGCTATTGAAGCATATGTTTCTAACATGGCTAACGATTACACTGATGGTTTAGCATTAAATGCTATTAAATTGGTATTTGAATACCTACCAAGAGCATATCGCTTTGGCGATAAAGATGAAGAAGCTCGTGAAAAAATCCATAACGCATCTACAATTGCTGGTATGGCATTTGCGAACGCGTTCCTTGGAATTAACCACAGCTTAGCGCATAAGATTGGACCTGAATTCCACATTCCTCACGGACGTGCGAATGCAATCTTAATGCCACACGTAATTCGTTACAATGCAATTAAGCCTAAGAAATTCACTGCATTCCCGAAATATAAGTTCTTCAAAGCTGACGTTCGTTATGCTGAGATTGCAAGATTCTTAGGATTACCAGCTGCTACAACTGAAGAAGGCGTAGAAAGCTTAATCAATGCTGTTATTAAACTTGGTAAAGAGCTAAACATCGATATGAGTATCGCTGCTCAAGGTGTTGACGCTAAAGAATTCGAAGCTCGCGTTGACTACTTAGCTGACAAAGCATTCGAAGACCAATGTACAACAGCTAACCCTAAAATGCCACTAGTAAGTGAATTAGCAGACGTTTATCGCGCAGCTTACAAAGGTGTATAA